One Bacillus amyloliquefaciens DSM 7 = ATCC 23350 DNA window includes the following coding sequences:
- a CDS encoding substrate-binding domain-containing protein gives MAEATSYTIEEVAGLLKVSKLTVYDLIKKGLIPAYKVGRQMRVDEEDLKQYKANMRMSKKPSAADAADSPRRRDPEKRESVIISGQDVSMDLLSKQLERTIQAAPLRKYSGSLNSLIEMYRGACDIVSLHLYDGETGQYNIPYVKRILSGEPFALFHVVLRQAGLYVKKGNPLNIQGFQDVSRKDVRIVNREKGSGARVLLDEQLRSFGITPSDVAGYHDIVTDHLSAASQVSGGKADIGVGSQHAAHMAGTDFIPVISEQYDVVVLKQNPELVQSVRDILNSEEFKSQLSQLSGYDTKMTGRLIYET, from the coding sequence ATGGCAGAAGCCACTTCCTATACAATAGAAGAAGTTGCGGGCCTTTTGAAGGTCTCAAAACTGACGGTATATGATTTGATAAAAAAAGGGCTCATTCCTGCGTACAAGGTCGGGAGACAGATGAGAGTCGATGAAGAAGACTTAAAACAATATAAAGCAAACATGAGGATGTCAAAAAAGCCATCCGCAGCCGATGCGGCTGACTCGCCCCGCAGGCGGGACCCGGAAAAAAGGGAGTCCGTTATCATCAGCGGGCAGGATGTGTCGATGGACCTCCTCAGCAAACAGCTGGAACGAACGATACAGGCGGCTCCGCTTCGCAAGTACAGCGGCAGTTTAAACAGCCTGATCGAGATGTACCGGGGGGCTTGCGATATCGTCAGTCTTCATTTGTACGATGGGGAGACGGGGCAGTATAACATTCCGTATGTGAAGCGCATTCTTTCAGGAGAGCCGTTTGCGCTTTTTCATGTCGTGCTTCGGCAGGCCGGATTATATGTGAAAAAAGGCAATCCGCTGAACATTCAGGGCTTTCAGGACGTGAGCAGAAAGGACGTCCGCATCGTCAATCGCGAAAAAGGATCAGGCGCGAGGGTGCTGCTGGATGAACAGCTCAGATCATTCGGCATCACGCCGTCTGATGTCGCCGGCTACCATGACATTGTCACGGATCATCTGTCAGCGGCTTCACAAGTATCCGGCGGAAAAGCGGATATAGGAGTCGGGTCGCAGCATGCGGCGCATATGGCAGGCACGGATTTTATCCCGGTGATCAGTGAGCAGTACGATGTTGTCGTCTTAAAACAAAACCCGGAGCTTGTTCAAAGCGTGCGGGACATTCTCAATTCCGAGGAATTCAAGTCTCAGCTTTCTCAATTATCCGGATATGATACGAAAATGACCGGACGGCTGATATATGAAACATAA
- the modA gene encoding molybdate ABC transporter substrate-binding protein, which yields MAVFLATAGCSSGQSSKGGQNEKVTLTVSAAASAQDALEEIQTNYEKSHSNVTIQDNFGSSGTLQKQISQGAGADLFFSAAEDKFQKLVDDGDIDKKDSTDLLKNDLVMIVPEKNSAHLTHLNDLKKDSTDKIALGTPESVPAGQYAKQSLTKLDLWDKVKDKVVYAKDVRQVLSYVETGNVDAGLVYKTDALISKKVKITDEAPAKTHDPIVYPLGIVKDTKHRKEAEAFYQYLQSDEAMKVFKKYGFTAK from the coding sequence ATGGCCGTTTTCCTGGCAACGGCGGGCTGCTCATCCGGGCAATCGTCCAAAGGCGGACAAAACGAAAAAGTGACGCTGACCGTTTCCGCGGCTGCCAGCGCTCAGGATGCGCTTGAAGAAATCCAAACCAACTATGAAAAGTCCCATTCAAACGTGACCATTCAAGACAACTTCGGATCATCGGGCACATTGCAAAAACAAATCTCACAAGGCGCGGGAGCTGATTTATTCTTCTCGGCAGCCGAAGATAAATTCCAAAAGCTCGTTGATGACGGAGATATCGACAAAAAGGACAGCACGGATCTTTTGAAAAACGACCTCGTCATGATCGTGCCTGAGAAAAACAGCGCACACCTTACACATCTGAATGACCTGAAAAAAGACAGTACAGATAAAATCGCGCTCGGCACGCCTGAATCCGTTCCGGCCGGACAATACGCCAAACAGTCATTGACGAAATTAGACCTATGGGACAAGGTAAAAGATAAAGTCGTCTATGCAAAAGACGTCCGCCAGGTGCTTTCTTATGTTGAAACCGGAAATGTTGATGCCGGGCTTGTCTATAAAACAGACGCGCTGATTTCAAAGAAGGTGAAAATCACCGATGAAGCGCCTGCGAAAACCCACGATCCGATCGTGTATCCGCTCGGCATCGTCAAGGATACAAAGCACCGTAAAGAAGCGGAAGCGTTTTATCAGTATCTGCAGTCAGATGAAGCGATGAAAGTGTTTAAGAAATATGGATTTACTGCCAAGTAA
- the modB gene encoding molybdate ABC transporter permease subunit, whose translation MDLLPSNITASEFFTPVVLSFEVALASGIAVIILGTLAGAWMAKARFPGKTAVETLFMLPLVLPPTVVGFILIIIFGKHSVIGRAIEQVFHQSVIFTWWAAVIASAIVAFPLMYQSAKTGFAAVDSDIEGAAKVDGAGRWQVFTRISVPLAFPSLLTGSILSIARALGEFGATLMFAGNIPGVTQTLPTAIYVAMDSGNETLAWVWVICIMIISFLMLFFIQLKKPA comes from the coding sequence ATGGATTTACTGCCAAGTAATATTACGGCTTCGGAGTTTTTCACTCCCGTCGTACTGTCTTTTGAGGTGGCTTTGGCATCGGGCATCGCCGTCATCATTCTCGGGACGCTCGCCGGCGCCTGGATGGCGAAAGCGAGATTTCCCGGAAAAACGGCCGTGGAAACCCTGTTTATGCTCCCGCTCGTTCTTCCTCCTACCGTTGTCGGTTTCATTCTGATTATCATTTTCGGGAAACACAGCGTTATCGGCCGGGCGATTGAACAGGTTTTTCACCAGTCCGTCATCTTCACGTGGTGGGCCGCGGTGATCGCTTCGGCCATCGTCGCTTTCCCGCTTATGTATCAGTCCGCCAAAACGGGTTTCGCCGCGGTTGATTCTGACATCGAGGGGGCGGCGAAAGTAGACGGGGCCGGCAGATGGCAGGTATTTACCCGCATTTCCGTGCCGCTTGCCTTTCCCTCCCTCTTGACCGGAAGCATTCTCAGTATCGCAAGAGCGCTCGGTGAATTCGGGGCGACTTTAATGTTTGCGGGAAATATCCCGGGCGTCACCCAAACGCTGCCGACAGCGATTTACGTCGCGATGGATTCCGGCAATGAAACACTCGCCTGGGTATGGGTGATCTGTATTATGATCATTTCTTTTCTGATGCTGTTTTTCATCCAATTGAAAAAACCAGCTTGA
- a CDS encoding response regulator transcription factor, which translates to MKINVIIADDNSFIREGMKIILHTYEEFTVSATLENGLEAAEYCKNNPVDIALLDVRMPVMNGVEAAKRIAEETDTKPMILTTFDDDEYILEAIKNGAKGYLLKNTEPERIRDAIKSVFNGHSILQDTVLDKIKDSLFRPAEAAHQIDESQFTERELSIMSLIAKGFSNREISKQLFISEGTTANYISSILGKTGLEHRTQIAIYYITGKVDNGR; encoded by the coding sequence ATGAAGATTAATGTCATTATCGCGGATGATAATTCTTTCATCAGAGAAGGAATGAAAATCATTTTGCATACATATGAGGAATTTACTGTATCGGCAACTTTGGAAAACGGACTTGAGGCGGCAGAGTATTGTAAAAACAATCCCGTCGATATCGCCTTATTGGACGTCCGCATGCCGGTAATGAACGGCGTCGAAGCCGCAAAGCGGATCGCGGAGGAAACGGATACGAAGCCGATGATCCTGACGACATTTGACGACGATGAGTATATTTTAGAAGCGATTAAAAACGGCGCGAAAGGATATTTATTAAAAAATACCGAACCGGAACGGATCCGCGATGCGATCAAAAGCGTCTTCAACGGGCACAGCATCCTTCAGGACACCGTGCTGGATAAAATAAAAGACAGCCTTTTCCGTCCGGCGGAAGCAGCGCATCAGATTGATGAAAGCCAGTTTACTGAAAGAGAGCTCAGCATCATGTCGCTCATTGCGAAAGGGTTCTCAAACAGGGAAATTTCAAAACAGCTTTTCATTTCTGAAGGGACGACGGCCAATTATATTTCATCTATTTTAGGGAAAACGGGACTTGAGCACAGAACGCAGATCGCGATTTATTATATTACCGGGAAGGTGGATAACGGGCGTTGA
- a CDS encoding sensor histidine kinase, translating to MDFWMLISRLIVIFYTAFLFVSADRLYTPYAVLFLLLYLSLGIAVCMIRPPAWRRGITLLALALTVWLSVRGHPAFLFLLPPAIFAVLAEYPVHRYMFCLFVFLPFLFIPYGDLPAYTVITLFCLAIFVLAARSNDRLKKYEEQSDSMRSSIEKLTKQLHSSTEYIKQSEYTGKLEERNRLSQAIHDKIGHSMTGALIQMEAAKRMLSSHPEKAADLLQNAITISKEGIEDIRITLKNMKPPAEQMGIHRLRTFIDEFSAKNGLPVPFTYRGDLDRLTQMHWRVIQENVTEALTNTMKYADATQISIDIHVLNKAVKAEVKDNGNGAVRFKKGLGMLGMEERAAVLRGTVIFDGTAGFSVTTLLPIE from the coding sequence ATGGATTTCTGGATGCTGATAAGCAGACTGATCGTCATTTTTTACACGGCCTTTTTGTTCGTATCGGCAGACCGCCTTTACACGCCGTACGCCGTCTTGTTTCTGCTGCTTTATCTGTCTTTGGGCATTGCGGTCTGCATGATCAGGCCGCCCGCCTGGAGACGCGGAATCACCCTGCTCGCGCTGGCATTGACCGTCTGGCTTTCCGTACGGGGCCATCCGGCGTTTCTGTTTCTTTTGCCGCCCGCCATTTTCGCCGTCCTTGCCGAATACCCGGTTCACCGCTATATGTTCTGCCTGTTTGTGTTTTTGCCGTTTTTATTTATTCCGTACGGCGATCTTCCCGCCTATACCGTCATAACCCTGTTCTGCCTGGCGATTTTCGTATTGGCCGCCCGGTCAAACGATCGGCTGAAGAAATATGAGGAGCAGTCAGACAGTATGCGGTCGAGCATCGAAAAGCTGACGAAACAGCTGCACAGCAGCACCGAATACATCAAACAATCGGAGTACACCGGCAAACTCGAAGAAAGAAACAGATTGTCCCAGGCCATCCATGACAAAATCGGCCATTCCATGACCGGCGCGCTCATTCAGATGGAAGCGGCAAAGCGGATGCTCAGCTCCCATCCTGAAAAAGCGGCAGACCTGCTTCAAAACGCCATTACCATTTCTAAAGAAGGCATAGAGGATATCCGGATTACGCTGAAAAATATGAAACCGCCCGCTGAACAAATGGGCATTCACAGATTAAGAACATTTATTGATGAATTTTCGGCCAAAAACGGCCTGCCGGTTCCGTTTACGTACAGAGGTGATTTGGACAGGCTGACGCAAATGCATTGGAGAGTCATTCAGGAAAACGTAACCGAAGCCCTGACCAACACGATGAAATACGCCGATGCCACGCAGATCTCCATTGATATTCACGTTTTGAATAAAGCCGTGAAAGCGGAAGTGAAAGATAACGGAAACGGCGCCGTCCGCTTTAAAAAAGGCCTCGGGATGCTCGGTATGGAAGAACGGGCCGCCGTTCTCCGCGGAACCGTCATTTTTGACGGCACGGCGGGTTTTTCCGTCACAACCTTGCTGCCGATTGAATAA
- a CDS encoding ABC transporter ATP-binding protein translates to MNILELKQLSKKFGDYAAVDQMSLAVKEGEIFGFLGANGAGKSTTINMISGLLKPSDGDILFLGKDIFKHSKATKMNIGIVPQDLAIYEELNAYENVKFFAGLYGLRGAALKERVEEALTFVGLSDKHKYLPKHFSGGMKRRLNIACALAHRPKLIIMDEPTVGIDPQSRNYILQSVKKLNEMGCTIIYTSHYMEEVEEICTRIAIIDHGKVIAEGTKEQLTSIITDTKDVVIELSSGNGISLGDIQEIPGVRAAALEENSVKISSDTGVNNLNRLIRYFMDKGIEIRSLQEQAPDLETVFLTLTGRSLRD, encoded by the coding sequence ATGAACATTTTGGAGCTCAAACAGCTGAGTAAGAAATTCGGCGATTACGCCGCCGTTGACCAGATGTCACTTGCCGTAAAAGAAGGTGAGATTTTCGGGTTTCTCGGCGCAAACGGAGCCGGAAAAAGCACAACCATCAACATGATTTCAGGCCTTTTAAAACCCTCAGACGGAGACATTTTGTTTCTCGGCAAAGATATTTTCAAGCACAGCAAAGCAACGAAAATGAATATCGGCATCGTCCCGCAGGACCTCGCCATTTATGAAGAATTAAACGCCTATGAAAATGTGAAATTCTTCGCCGGGTTATACGGCCTGAGAGGGGCGGCTCTGAAAGAACGGGTCGAGGAAGCACTGACATTCGTCGGTTTGAGCGATAAACACAAATATTTGCCGAAGCATTTTTCCGGCGGAATGAAACGCCGGCTCAATATTGCCTGCGCCCTTGCCCATCGGCCGAAACTGATCATCATGGATGAACCGACGGTCGGCATTGACCCGCAATCAAGAAATTATATTCTGCAATCAGTGAAAAAACTGAATGAAATGGGCTGCACGATCATCTATACGAGCCATTACATGGAGGAAGTTGAAGAAATATGCACGCGCATCGCTATCATTGACCACGGAAAAGTCATCGCGGAAGGCACAAAGGAACAGCTGACCTCCATCATTACCGACACAAAAGATGTCGTGATTGAGCTGTCATCCGGAAACGGCATCAGTCTCGGCGATATTCAGGAGATTCCCGGCGTCAGAGCCGCGGCACTGGAAGAAAACAGCGTAAAAATCAGCTCTGACACAGGGGTCAACAATTTAAACCGCCTGATCCGATACTTCATGGACAAAGGAATTGAGATCCGCTCCTTACAGGAACAGGCCCCTGACTTAGAAACGGTATTTCTCACTCTGACAGGCAGAAGCCTGCGCGACTGA
- a CDS encoding ABC transporter permease produces the protein MRILHIAGKEIKISFRDRRTFIFMLAFPIVFMLIFTAALSNAFDSEVTVGNIKVVYTDQSNGPLSHYFTEFMKAAKKEHVYFQKADTEAKGKNDVRENQADAFVTVKNSGFQVYTNDRSGMNGTIVQGMLTAFTNQYKAGAAAYKAHKAPAAGEIKSDYIKQTSLNKAKEPKAKDFYAVSMTTMIGLYASIFASTLFRGERIRHTADRLIAAPLSKSDIFLGKMLGILAVNFLTILAVVAFSKFILKANWGSHMGLVLLILVSEILLAVSFGLSMSYLTRKPESARLITVIIVQVMAIIGGAYYKYEDGGISVLSPLTWINKAINKIIYANDVSAAWPAIGLNTALAALFLLIAAVTFQRREGL, from the coding sequence ATGCGTATTCTGCACATCGCCGGGAAAGAAATCAAAATCAGTTTCCGTGACAGACGGACCTTTATTTTCATGCTTGCTTTTCCGATCGTCTTTATGCTGATTTTCACTGCGGCATTATCAAACGCCTTTGACTCAGAGGTGACGGTCGGGAACATCAAGGTGGTTTATACGGACCAGTCAAACGGCCCTCTTTCTCATTATTTTACTGAGTTTATGAAAGCGGCCAAAAAAGAGCATGTCTATTTTCAAAAAGCGGACACTGAGGCAAAAGGCAAAAACGATGTTCGTGAAAATCAGGCGGATGCTTTCGTCACTGTAAAAAACAGCGGTTTTCAAGTCTATACAAATGACCGGAGCGGCATGAACGGCACGATCGTCCAAGGCATGCTGACCGCTTTTACCAACCAATACAAAGCAGGCGCCGCCGCTTACAAGGCACATAAGGCACCTGCCGCCGGCGAAATAAAAAGTGATTATATTAAGCAGACGTCTTTAAACAAAGCGAAAGAACCGAAAGCGAAAGATTTTTACGCGGTTTCCATGACGACAATGATCGGGCTGTACGCCTCAATTTTTGCAAGCACCTTGTTCCGCGGGGAACGAATACGGCACACTGCGGATCGCCTGATCGCCGCGCCCCTTTCGAAAAGCGATATCTTTCTTGGAAAAATGCTCGGCATTTTGGCTGTGAACTTTCTGACGATCCTTGCCGTTGTCGCCTTCAGCAAATTTATCTTAAAAGCGAATTGGGGCAGCCATATGGGACTTGTGCTTTTGATTCTCGTCTCTGAAATTCTTTTGGCCGTCAGCTTCGGTCTCAGCATGAGCTATTTGACCAGAAAACCCGAAAGCGCCAGATTAATCACTGTCATCATCGTTCAGGTGATGGCCATTATCGGCGGCGCCTATTATAAATATGAAGACGGAGGAATTTCCGTCCTGTCGCCATTAACTTGGATCAATAAGGCGATTAATAAAATTATATACGCCAATGACGTATCAGCCGCCTGGCCTGCAATTGGTTTAAATACAGCATTAGCGGCGCTCTTTTTGCTGATCGCCGCGGTTACGTTTCAAAGACGGGAGGGACTGTAA
- a CDS encoding ABC transporter permease — translation MKNFWWLFTHALKGITKSKKQLILYIGAPLIGVFLSFMTNANGGAETLNIGILNQDGGEVSQDTVSFLKGLDHVRISEETAASASSKIASGKMEALITFEKGFSQSVKDGRPSHIGMTSLKGAQVTGYVSSYLYNYINSAASIGKSSGGDAKAFQAMYADFKHSPIQTESAVLQDTSNHKEMTYSVIGYLIIIMLYSAGNLTELMIKERENRTYYRLLSTPITSKQYVLANAAVNMIIMAVQIIFAVLFMGAAFHIQPSFPLWQLFALMMLFALSAIGIAFITVGFSNSSASASALLNLIVVPTCLLAGCFFPGNIMPKTVQTIAEFLPQHWVLDTVDQLQHGRSLQSLTLNITILGAFAAAFLLIAAYRFSVKRQSQTFM, via the coding sequence ATGAAAAACTTCTGGTGGCTGTTTACACATGCTCTCAAAGGGATTACAAAAAGCAAAAAACAGCTCATCCTTTATATCGGCGCACCGCTGATCGGCGTCTTTCTCTCCTTCATGACCAATGCCAATGGCGGAGCCGAAACGCTCAATATCGGCATTCTCAACCAAGACGGAGGAGAAGTGTCCCAGGATACGGTATCGTTTTTAAAAGGGCTGGATCATGTGAGGATTTCGGAGGAAACGGCTGCGTCTGCCTCATCAAAGATCGCGTCAGGGAAAATGGAGGCGCTGATTACGTTTGAAAAAGGCTTTTCGCAAAGCGTAAAAGACGGGAGACCGTCTCATATCGGCATGACCTCGCTGAAAGGCGCCCAGGTCACCGGGTATGTCAGCTCTTATCTGTACAATTATATTAACAGCGCCGCCTCAATCGGCAAATCTTCCGGCGGAGACGCGAAAGCTTTTCAGGCGATGTACGCCGATTTCAAGCATTCTCCCATTCAAACGGAATCCGCTGTTTTACAAGATACATCGAACCATAAAGAAATGACTTACTCAGTCATTGGATATCTCATCATTATTATGCTCTATTCCGCCGGCAACCTGACAGAACTGATGATTAAAGAGAGAGAAAACAGAACGTACTACAGGCTGCTGTCAACGCCGATCACGTCAAAACAGTATGTATTGGCGAACGCGGCGGTGAATATGATTATCATGGCCGTCCAAATTATATTCGCCGTTCTCTTTATGGGCGCAGCTTTTCATATTCAGCCGTCATTCCCGCTGTGGCAGCTGTTCGCCCTGATGATGCTGTTTGCCTTAAGCGCGATCGGGATCGCCTTTATTACCGTCGGTTTTTCCAACAGCAGCGCTTCGGCGTCGGCGCTTTTGAATTTAATCGTCGTACCGACATGTTTGCTGGCAGGCTGCTTCTTTCCCGGCAATATTATGCCGAAAACGGTGCAGACAATCGCCGAATTTCTGCCTCAGCATTGGGTGCTCGATACGGTGGATCAACTGCAGCACGGCCGTTCGCTCCAAAGCCTGACACTGAATATCACTATTTTAGGAGCCTTCGCCGCCGCCTTTTTATTAATTGCCGCATACAGGTTCAGTGTAAAACGGCAGTCACAGACATTTATGTAA
- a CDS encoding aldo/keto reductase gives MAKSLKDTVKLHNGVEMPWFGLGVFKVENGSVAADSVEAAIRNGYRSIDTAAIYKNEEGVGEGIRAAGVAREELFITSKVWNEDQGYETTLDAFEKSLERLGLDYLDLYLIHWPGKDKYKDTWRALEKLYKDGKIRAIGVSNFQVHHLEELLKDAEIKPMVNQIEFHPRLTQKEVRDFCKAQGIQVEAWSPLMQGQLLDNEVLSQIAEKHNKSVAQVILRWDLQNEVVTIPKSIKEHRIIENADIFDFELSQEEMEKISALNKDERVGPNPDELLF, from the coding sequence GTGGCAAAAAGCTTAAAAGATACTGTAAAGCTTCATAATGGCGTTGAAATGCCGTGGTTCGGCCTTGGCGTATTTAAGGTGGAAAACGGAAGCGTAGCGGCGGATTCTGTCGAAGCGGCAATCAGAAATGGCTACCGCAGCATTGATACGGCGGCAATTTATAAAAATGAAGAGGGCGTCGGCGAAGGCATCAGAGCTGCGGGCGTTGCCAGAGAAGAGCTGTTCATCACGTCAAAAGTGTGGAATGAAGATCAAGGATACGAAACGACACTTGACGCATTTGAGAAAAGCCTTGAGCGCCTCGGCCTCGATTACCTTGACCTATACCTGATTCATTGGCCGGGCAAGGATAAATATAAAGACACATGGCGCGCTCTTGAAAAGCTGTACAAAGACGGCAAAATCCGCGCGATCGGCGTCAGCAACTTCCAAGTGCATCACTTAGAAGAACTGCTGAAAGATGCTGAGATCAAGCCGATGGTCAACCAGATAGAATTCCACCCGCGCCTGACTCAAAAAGAAGTAAGAGATTTCTGCAAAGCGCAGGGCATTCAAGTGGAAGCATGGTCTCCATTGATGCAGGGACAGCTCTTGGATAACGAAGTGCTGTCACAAATTGCGGAAAAACATAACAAATCGGTCGCTCAAGTGATTTTGCGCTGGGATCTTCAAAACGAAGTCGTTACCATTCCGAAATCCATTAAAGAGCACCGCATCATAGAAAATGCCGATATTTTTGATTTCGAACTGTCACAGGAAGAAATGGAAAAGATCAGCGCATTAAACAAAGACGAGCGTGTCGGCCCGAATCCGGACGAGCTTCTGTTCTAA
- a CDS encoding Na+/H+ antiporter has product MDIFLVVLVLLTIIAISNIINRFVPFIPVPLIQVALGIIAASFPQGLHFELNTELFFVLFIAPLLFNDGKRTPRAELWNLRAPILLLALGLVFATVIVGGYTIHWMIPSIPLAAAFGLAAILSPTDVVAVSALSGRVKMPKGILRLLEGEGLMNDASGLVAFKFAIAAAVTGAFSLAQAAFSFVLISAGGLLSGVVISFLIIRFRLFLRRLGMQDVTMHMLIQILTPFVIYLAAEEIGVSGILAVVAGGITHAVEQDRLESTMVKLQIVSASTWNIILFILNGLVFVILGTQIPDVVSVIFNDTAFNNMMVIGYIIVITLTLMILRFLWVLFFWNGKWFFNKDQSIYKPGLRSTLLISVSGVRGAVTLAGSFSIPYVLSDGSPFPERNLILFLAAGVILCTLVLATIVLPILTDKPEDNAKEKKVKLLTARRKLIKAALSSIKENMNETNKTASFAVIAEYNEKMKNLRFQQFTVKNRTKKDERKVRAQGIQAEQEELLRLIERGDIPEETADSLQERFDELEVLYTNPFKVGLSKKKLKRLMYWIFFGEQKKPEMSILNEEGLIRATRVKTAKAAIESLKKQMTEENKDVTLAVISFYNHLIFRLGHSYHEQNPSRRFENQKLEIKLRAVQAIRNEIQTLFEEREISRDMSHELRQYINDVEAAMLDGDE; this is encoded by the coding sequence TTGGACATATTTTTAGTCGTACTCGTACTTTTAACCATCATTGCGATCTCCAATATTATAAATCGGTTTGTCCCCTTTATCCCGGTGCCTCTGATTCAGGTGGCGCTCGGTATCATTGCGGCGTCATTTCCGCAGGGGCTTCATTTTGAACTGAATACCGAATTGTTTTTTGTTTTGTTTATCGCTCCGCTGCTTTTTAACGATGGAAAACGGACGCCGCGTGCGGAACTTTGGAATTTAAGAGCGCCGATTCTGCTTCTCGCACTCGGGCTCGTGTTTGCCACGGTCATTGTCGGCGGTTACACCATTCATTGGATGATTCCGAGCATTCCGCTGGCCGCCGCGTTCGGGCTGGCGGCGATCCTGTCACCGACTGATGTTGTTGCGGTCAGCGCGCTGTCAGGGCGTGTGAAGATGCCAAAAGGCATTCTGCGTCTCCTTGAAGGAGAAGGGCTGATGAATGACGCATCCGGCCTGGTCGCTTTTAAATTTGCGATTGCGGCTGCCGTGACGGGCGCATTTTCGCTGGCGCAAGCCGCGTTCAGCTTTGTTTTGATTTCAGCCGGCGGTTTACTCAGCGGTGTCGTCATTTCTTTTTTGATTATCCGTTTCCGGCTGTTTTTGCGCCGCCTCGGCATGCAGGATGTCACGATGCATATGCTGATTCAAATTCTGACGCCGTTTGTCATTTATCTGGCGGCTGAAGAAATCGGCGTTTCCGGCATTTTAGCGGTTGTGGCCGGCGGCATCACGCATGCGGTGGAGCAGGATCGTCTTGAATCAACGATGGTCAAACTGCAAATCGTCTCTGCAAGTACGTGGAATATTATTTTGTTCATTCTTAACGGTCTTGTTTTCGTCATATTAGGAACGCAAATACCGGATGTGGTTTCTGTTATTTTTAATGATACCGCGTTTAACAATATGATGGTCATCGGGTACATTATCGTCATTACGCTGACGTTAATGATTCTCAGATTTTTGTGGGTGTTGTTTTTTTGGAACGGCAAGTGGTTTTTTAACAAGGATCAGAGCATTTATAAGCCCGGCCTGCGCTCCACGCTGCTGATTTCGGTTTCAGGCGTCAGGGGAGCGGTCACGCTTGCGGGTTCCTTTTCCATTCCGTACGTGCTCTCCGACGGCTCGCCGTTTCCTGAACGGAATTTGATTCTCTTTTTAGCCGCAGGTGTTATTTTGTGCACATTGGTGCTGGCGACAATCGTACTGCCGATTCTGACTGATAAGCCGGAAGACAATGCGAAAGAGAAGAAAGTCAAATTGCTGACAGCGAGACGGAAGCTGATAAAGGCTGCTTTATCGTCCATCAAAGAAAATATGAATGAGACAAACAAAACGGCTTCTTTTGCGGTCATTGCCGAATACAATGAGAAAATGAAAAATCTCAGGTTTCAGCAGTTCACCGTAAAAAACCGCACGAAAAAAGATGAGCGGAAAGTCCGCGCCCAAGGGATACAGGCTGAACAGGAAGAACTGCTCCGGCTGATTGAGCGGGGCGACATCCCGGAAGAAACGGCTGACAGCCTCCAGGAACGGTTCGATGAGCTGGAAGTGCTTTATACGAATCCGTTTAAAGTCGGCCTATCTAAGAAAAAGCTGAAACGCCTGATGTACTGGATCTTTTTCGGTGAACAAAAAAAGCCGGAAATGTCGATTTTAAATGAAGAAGGCCTCATTCGCGCCACAAGGGTTAAAACGGCAAAAGCGGCAATTGAAAGCCTGAAAAAACAGATGACCGAAGAAAATAAAGATGTGACGCTTGCCGTCATTTCCTTTTACAATCACTTGATTTTCAGGCTGGGGCACTCGTATCACGAACAGAATCCGAGCCGCCGTTTTGAAAATCAAAAACTTGAGATCAAACTGCGGGCCGTGCAGGCCATCCGCAACGAAATCCAAACATTATTCGAAGAGCGGGAAATCTCCCGCGACATGTCACATGAGCTTCGCCAATACATCAATGATGTGGAAGCGGCGATGCTTGACGGAGATGAATAA